The DNA sequence TTCCTTGAGTGTTGTGGCTATCTCCTGAACTTCTTCAGGAAAATCCTTTATACTGAGATTGGCATCCAGTCCAACGCCTACAACTGCAAAATGTAGGATATCCATTTCTGCCTCAACCTCAACAAGAACACCACATACCTTCTTTCCGTTTATCAGCACATCATTTGGCCACTTCAGGCTTGCTTCAAGGCCATAACGTCTTCTGAGGGTTTTTGCCACACTGAGGCTTGTTAGAAAACCAAGCCTGGGTGCCTCAACAGGAGTCATAGAAGGCTTGAGAATAACTGAAAACCATAGACCGCCTCTGGGAGAAACCCATTTTCTTTCAAGCCTTCCTCGTCCAGCCTCCTGTTCTTCACATATAATAAGAGTCCCTTCTTTCGAACCTTCTCTGGCAAGTTTTTTTGCAATATTATTGGCGGAGTCACAATGAGCAAAATACTCTATGTGTCTGCCAATAATCTTTGTGTTTATCAACCCTCTCAATCTGTAGGGAAGCAGTAGGTCAGCTTCTTCTATCATTCTGTATCCCCTTCTGGATGAGATTATATCAAAGCCCTTGCCTTTAAGTCTATTTATATTCTTCCATACCGAAGTTCTTGAGATTCCCAGTTCACTGGCTATTTCCTCTCCGGAAACTTCCTTCTTACTTCTGAGTATTCCTATAATTTTTGAAAGACTCTCCATATTAGTTAATCTATCTCTTCAGAATAAAAAAGCTATCTATTCTTTTTCATACTCCTCCTTCTTTTTTCTCGCCATATCTATATAGGTGCCGACAGCTGTGCTTATAGCCACAACTCTCCTGTCCTCCCTGAAGCTTTCTATCAATCTCGCTTCTCTTTTCTTTGTTTCTTCAATTATTTCGGGAATATAATTTACAATATTATTGTCTTCAATGAAGCTTGTGGACAGTATACCCTGCCTGAAGGCTTTATGACGCATTACTGCCTCGTGAAAGGCTATATTTGTCTTTATTCCACTGATAATATACTCCTCCAGAGCCCTCTCCATTCTAGATATAGTCTCACTTCTATCTCTTCCCCAGCATATGAGCTTTGAAATCATAGAGTCATAGTATGGCGAGATAGTATAACCCATTCTAACTCCTGAATCTATTCTGACTCCGGGACCTCCAGGAGAATGGTATTTTCTAATTTTTCCGGGAGAAGGACTGAAGTCATTGAGAGGGTCTTCGGCATTTATTCTGCATTCTATGGCATGACCTATTAGCATGACATCACTCTGGTCAAACCCAATCTCTCTGTCAAGAGCTATATTGATCTGCTCTTTCACAATATCTATGCCAGATGTATACTCTGTTATGGGATGTTCCACCTGGAGCCTTGTGTTCATTTCAAGGAAATAAAAGTTGCCTTCACTGTAGATGAGTTCAACTGTCCCGGCATTTGTATATTTTATACTTTTAACTGCCTCGACAACCTTATTTCCAACTTCTTCTCTTATTTCAGGGGTGACTACAGGTGAGGGGCACTCCTCTATAAGCTTCTGGTGTCTTCTCTGAATTGAACATTCCCTTTCGTTTATGTGAACTACCTTATCCTTATAATCGCCAAGCACCTGAAATTCTATATGCCTTGGCTTGAGGAGGAATTTTTCTATAAAAATGGTGGGGTCACCGAAGGCACTCTTAGCAACACTCTGGGTTCTCTCAAAATGTTTATCAAGCTCTTCCTTATTCCACGCAACTTTCATTCCAATCCCCCCGCCTCCAGCACTGGCTTTTAGCACTACTGGGTAGCCTATATCATGGGCAATATCTTTTGCCTTATCCAGATTGCTTATTGCACCTGGAGAGCCTGGCACAATAGGTAATCCAGCTCTCCCCATTGTTTTTCTTGCCTCAATCTTGCTGCCCATAAGTTCAATCATACTGCTAGTAGGACCAATAAACACTATACCATGTTTCTCACATTCCCTTGCAAATCTGGGATTCTCAGCAAGAAATCCATAGCCTGGATGAATAGCTTCTGCA is a window from the archaeon BMS3Bbin15 genome containing:
- the birA gene encoding bifunctional ligase/repressor BirA, giving the protein MESLSKIIGILRSKKEVSGEEIASELGISRTSVWKNINRLKGKGFDIISSRRGYRMIEEADLLLPYRLRGLINTKIIGRHIEYFAHCDSANNIAKKLAREGSKEGTLIICEEQEAGRGRLERKWVSPRGGLWFSVILKPSMTPVEAPRLGFLTSLSVAKTLRRRYGLEASLKWPNDVLINGKKVCGVLVEVEAEMDILHFAVVGVGLDANLSIKDFPEEVQEIATTLKEELGREVDRAKLLADILSEMEKNYNSLTLYGFESIFQEYMDLCSTIQKEVRVVQHGREITGKAVEIDKEGALIVLTSEGRVRITYGDCYHLRNIEP
- the accC gene encoding biotin carboxylase, with product MFNKILVANRGEIAIRVFRTCRELGISTVAVYSEADKHSFHAKYADESYLIGHSPPSQSYLNIDAIINVAEKSGAEAIHPGYGFLAENPRFARECEKHGIVFIGPTSSMIELMGSKIEARKTMGRAGLPIVPGSPGAISNLDKAKDIAHDIGYPVVLKASAGGGGIGMKVAWNKEELDKHFERTQSVAKSAFGDPTIFIEKFLLKPRHIEFQVLGDYKDKVVHINERECSIQRRHQKLIEECPSPVVTPEIREEVGNKVVEAVKSIKYTNAGTVELIYSEGNFYFLEMNTRLQVEHPITEYTSGIDIVKEQINIALDREIGFDQSDVMLIGHAIECRINAEDPLNDFSPSPGKIRKYHSPGGPGVRIDSGVRMGYTISPYYDSMISKLICWGRDRSETISRMERALEEYIISGIKTNIAFHEAVMRHKAFRQGILSTSFIEDNNIVNYIPEIIEETKKREARLIESFREDRRVVAISTAVGTYIDMARKKKEEYEKE